Proteins from one Mastacembelus armatus chromosome 16, fMasArm1.2, whole genome shotgun sequence genomic window:
- the mdc1 gene encoding mediator of DNA damage checkpoint protein 1 isoform X1 produces MDATQKISDSILESDEEENEGNENTKGKPLAKLCVLKNQHIPETELPLFLGDNVLGRDPNTCTLSLPAPSISRQHATICISVYRRKGCHGEVDIEALVWDRGTMNGTCKGHLKLTPNVRYALSDGDSLVLADIPCQYVSCAVNTVSSQGDTRTPVSGHSGIKATLPDASGEKASDTSTGSKECANSGINVRVSLMKTPVKPFWLWLAKQTPTPPQVSLVLDSDEETEGGGYRRHKAIDCFSPTNLIVPESPIIPSSSNKNNPDSLCLSKEKNNKKTLAIVDDSEEEEESIAPGGTKSDNVPVKQESNVSLTSEELSASTSALSTDVIHAFNLDSDTDVEGEEEGVASVGPVSLNTNQVIQPQNTNWLQMDSDTDIDENEDGLNKPSNTVPSSDSTKHPCVISNIQPEGFAVISDKQVHDDAAVPDAATKAKSLSFQSASIVDSVASVQPKNFHLESDTDEDEEGECIPHKSSSKIGAPRLDIMSVGPKSTHAVPQNLHLESDTDDEAIPVLSEPLVVSAATESHTTASSVSPSNRPEDQSSASDADTDVDESSMAPALGGDVPANIRVGDDTDVENNEADVPKTGEGQVSSLCREKTPVLLLPPSPPKCSTPVQTSGMIPQKEVEDMETQAFMSPPSVPFNYPASPPINIIVASSCSDSEEQEDFVVAETQSFILQRRHNQSDPSEDHTMDPTQPLVLESSSDEKEQSSSSYLQCQAQALAIECTQMFASVGECVNPGDAQTSAKMDSNLKTAQSNEEPARHAVMSEKDGQVDLTLEATQAYILEPTGDSVDETDEDEGKHTTSETQPLDLPTSSTMVMAETQPLPAFEKDENLTLDKSVFSVVQVKSSSYHEIEEKEEHGEEAQPEQKLFSGALYIAETQPMQICDDEESDDEDSISGPRKANGNPLQLEEGQTHPFATSALSVVETQPMQIGLPETQPMATSGNEDSDSEDSVPGLRKRNAKQLRLKQEKTQMPTNSEGSPFETQPVDTVGDGESDEEDSLPVVRKKRKAKPLQLEEETQPLIGSQVSVAETQPMGACEEELNDEDDLIPGPPKRKAKPLQLNEEETQPLSNSEISTGDPQPVETKTGVQPKRGRGRRSVTGTSGISVRNQRGARGRSRRLGEEVDVANPRQQEVTEEREADKREREESEIERQQQKEEQVILERERIKREEKRLEKERTEKEKQERLQAQNAERIRSEQEKAEKERKQKEEKERSDQIKKEKEQLRERKNKEKERLAHENAERQEKERLKRMEKERMEKEEKERLEAEKRKLEERLEREQKEQEHQARLEKEAKEKAEKKRLEKEKKAEEKQIKEPEEKKPTVATRGRRASTRRVATNPEQDSTISTNDDVPARRTRSRSNSSNSVSSERSASSISTQESKGRGQGRGVRRTSKPPQAAISRSCNSRRTVALTTEQDSNDISPQRVLLRSNSSNSINSEISSCSVSSRGGGRKTQPEPDFIPPVDSQMHQASAPKPAARGQKSRNIGRPLNELSQEKEKADFQQARATRGRQQARANASEPAAPHEEDQLTQKKGHTSEESPQPKRSRGRGQTAVKSETLATRALTVSDGDDAKEKRKGRKRELVGNTEADLTGRIEKPETTGKEEEEGKDETKHENPVPSKRRGRVSITQAKRNAKESPPEVEAKEESVQKEEETEKRARSRPSAAHKKKKEEQEDGGTSVTSMNQDAKPFTATSSVSRKRQAPADSSPVAKTRHASSASPGTSGRLRLASQAYKVLFTGVVDETGERVLAHLGGSMAEGVADMNCLVTDKVRRTVKFLCAVAKGVPIVTTQWLEKSGKAGNFLSTNAFVVKDPEQENKFSFCLQESLRAASSHPLLQGYKIHVTKSVKPEPVQMKDIISCSGGTFLPKMPSSQKPQTIVVSCKEDWPLCGPAVSASLPVVTAEFILTGILQQKLDFQAHALV; encoded by the exons ATGGATGCTACTCAGAAGATAAGTGACTCCATCCTGGAGTCAGATGAGGAGGAAAACGAGGggaatgaaaatacaaaaggGAAACCACTGGCTAAACTGTGTGTCTTAAAAAATCAACACATCCCTGAGACAG aGTTGCCCCTCTTTTTGGGAGATAATGTGCTAGGCCGTGACCCCAACACCTGCACCCTGTCTTTGCCAGCACCATCAATTTCCAGGCAGCATGCGACCATCTGTATCTCTGTTTACCGTAGAAAGGGTTGTCATGGTGAAGTGGACATTGAGGCTTTGGTTTGGGACAGAGGAACCATGAATGGTACCTGCAAAGGTCACTTAAAGCTGACGCCTAATGTACGCTATGCACTCAGTGATGGTGACAGCTTGGTGTTGGCGGACATTCCATGTCAGTATGTCAGCTGCGCTGTAAACACAGTCTCTTCTCAAGGGGACACAAGGACTCCTGTGAGTGGACACTCAGGGATAAAGGCCACGCTACCAGATGCCTCAGGTGAAAAGGCAAGtgacacaagcacagggagcaAAGAATGTGCCAATAGTGGTATAAACGTTAGGGTGTCATTAATGAAGACTCCTGTCAAACCCTTTTGGCTGTGGCTGGCTAAACAAACTCCAACTCCGCCACAGGTCTCCCTGGTTCTAGACTCAGACGaagaaacagagggaggaggatACAGAAGGCACAAGGCAATAG ACTGCTTCAGTCCCACAAACCTAATAGTTCCTGAAAG TCCCATCATACCATCATCCTCCAATAAAAATAATCCCGACAGCTTATGCTTAAGCAAGGAGAAGAATAACAAAAAGACCCTTGCCATTGTGGAtgacagtgaagaggaggaagaaagtaTTGCACCAGGAGGGACAAAATCTGATAATGTGCCAGTGAAACAGGAAAGTAATGTCAGTCTTACATCAGAAGAACTGTCtgcatctacatcagcattaTCCACAGATGTGATCCATGCATTTAACTTGGACAGTGACACTGATGTGGAAGGGGAGGAAGAAGGGGTTGCATCTGTTGGTCCTGTGTCCTTGAACACAAACCAAGTCATTcagccacaaaacacaaactggttGCAAATGGACAGTGATACAGATATAGATGAGAATGAAGATGGCTTAAACAAGCCTTCTAACACTGTGCCTTCCTCTGACAGTACCAAACATCCTTGTGTTATTTCCAATATTCAGCCTGAAGGTTTCGCCGTGATTAGTGACAAACAAGTGCATGACGATGCTGCTGTGCCAGATGCTGCCACAAAAGCAAAATCTTTGTCATTTCAGAGTGCAAGCATTGTTGACTCTGTTGCTTCAGTGCAGCCAAAAAATTTCCATCTAGAAAGTGACACAGATGAGGACGAAGAAGGAGAATGTATACCACATAAATCAAGCTCGAAAATAGGTGCCCCTAGGTTAGATATAATGTCAGTTGGGCCCAAATCTACCCACGCCGTTCCTCAGAACCTGCATCTAGAAAGTGACACAGATGATGAAGCGATCCCCGTCCTCAGTGAACCCTTAGTGGTTTCTGCTGCCACAGAATCACATACCACTGCATCATCAGTCTCTCCTAGTAACAGGCCGGAAGACCAATCGTCGGCTTCTGATGCAGACACGGATGTGGATGAATCCAGTATGGCTCCTGCTCTGGGTGGTGATGTTCCAGCTAACATTAGAGTGGGCGATGATACAGATGTGGAGAATAATGAAGCAGATGTACCAAAGACAGGTGAGGGCCAGGTCTCTAGCCtgtgcagagagaaaacacctGTGTTGCTGCTTCCTCCATCTCCCCCAAAATGCTCTACTCCTGTACAAACTTCAG GGATGATTCCACAGAAGGAAGTAGAAGATATGGAGACTCAGGCTTTCATGTCTCCTCCTTCAGTTCCATTTAACT ATCCAGCAAGCCCTCCTATAAACATTATAGTGGCATCTTCCTGCTCAGACAGCGAAGAACAAGAGGACTTTGTTGTGGCTGAGACACAGTCCTTTATCCTTCAGAGAAGACACAACCAAAGTGACCCTTCAGAGGACCACACAATGGATCCCACCCAACCACTTGTACTTGAATCTTCTAGTGATGAAAAAGAACAATCCAGCAGCAGCTACCTACAGTGTCAGGCCCAAGCTCTGGCCATAGAATGCACCCAAATGTTTGCGTCTGTTGGTGAGTGCGTGAATCCAGGAGATGCCCAAACATCTGCAAAGATGGATTCAAATCTCAAGACTGCACAGTCAAATGAAGAGCCTGCCAGACATGCAGTAATGTCTGAAAAAGATGGTCAGGTAGATTTAACCCTGGAAGCAACACAGGCATATATTTTGGAGCCCACCGGTGATTCAGTGGACGAAACGGATGAAGATGAGGGAAAACACACTACTTCTGAGACACAGCCTTTGGATCTCCCCACCTCATCTACTATGGTCATGGCTGAGACCCAACCATTACCTGCCTTTGAGAAAGATGAGAATTTGACATTAGACAAGTCTGTGTTCTCTGTAGTACAAGTTAAGTCCTCATCATACCATGAaatagaagagaaggaagaacaTGGAGAGGAAGCTCAACCTGAGCAGAAACTCTTCAGTGGAGCCCTGTATATAGCTGAAACTCAGCCCATGCAGATATGTGACGATGAAGAAAGTGATGATGAGGACTCGATTTCAGGTCCACGAAAAGCAAATGGAAACCCGCTGCAGCTTGAAGAGGGTCAGACACATCCATTTGCTACATCTGCATTATCAGTTGTTGAAACTCAGCCCATGCAGATCGGTCTTCCCGAAACCCAGCCCATGGCTACAAGTGGAAATGAggacagtgacagtgaggaCTCAGTTCCAGGGCTGCGAAAACGAAATGCAAAGCAACTGCGactcaaacaagaaaaaacacaaatgcccACAAACTCTGAAGGCTCTCCTTTTGAAACTCAGCCAGTGGATACAGTTGGAGATGGAGAAAGTGATGAAGAAgactcacttcctgttgttcgaaaaaaaagaaaagcaaagccACTACAGCTTGAAGAGGAGACACAGCCACTTATTGGTTCTCAAGTCTCTGTTGCTGAAACTCAGCCCATGGGGGCATGTGAAGAGGAGCTAAATGATGAAGACGACTTGATTCCAGGTCcaccaaaaagaaaagcaaagccTCTGCAACTCAACGAAGAGGAGACCCAACCACTCTCAAATTCTGAGATCTCTACAGGTGACCCTCAGCCCGTGGAAACAAAAACTGGTGTACAACCAAAGAGAGGAAGGGGGAGACGGTCTGTAACAGGAACCAGTGGAATCTCTGTTAGAAATCAAAGAGGGGCAAGGGGAAGATCAAGGAGATTGGGAGAGGAGGTAGATGTTGCAAACCCAAGACAGCAAGAGGtaacagaagagagagaggctgacaaaagagaaagggaagagAGTGAGATAGAGAGGCAGCAACAAAAGGAAGAACAAGTGATattagaaagagaaagaataaagagggaagaaaaaagatTAGAGAAGGAAAGgacagagaaggaaaagcaGGAACGATTGCAGGCTCAAAATGCAGAGAGAATAAGATCTGAAcaagaaaaggcagagaaagagagaaagcaaaaagaagaaaaggaaagatcTGATCagataaagaaggaaaaagagcagttgagagaaagaaagaataaagaaaaagaaagattagCTCATGAAAATGCAGAAAGGCAAGAGAAGGAGAGATTAAAAAgaatggagaaagagagaatggagaaggaagaaaaagaaagattgGAAGCAGAAAAAAGGAAGCTGGAAGAGAGACTTGAGAGGGAGCAAAAGGAACAAGAGCACCAAGCAAGACTGGAAAAGGAAGCaaaggaaaaggcagaaaaaaaaagactggagaaagaaaaaaaggcagaagaaaaacaaataaaagagcCAGAAGAAAAGAAGCCCACAGTGGCTACAAGAGGCCGAAGAGCATCCACAAGAAGAGTTGCTACAAACCCAGAACAAGACTCAACCATATCAACCAATGATGATGTCCCAGCAAGGAGAACCAGATCTCGCTCCAACTCTTCCAACTCGGTCAGTTCTGAGAGATCTGCTTCGAGCATCAGCACCCAGGAGAGCAAGGGGAGGGGTCAAGGCAGAGGAGTTCGGAGGACCAGCAAGCCACCCCAGGCAGCCATCTCAAGAAGCTGCAATAGCAGGAGGACGGTGGCGCTAACAACAGAACAGGACAGTAATGATATTTCTCCTCAGCGAGTCCTTTTAAGGTCTAACTCCTCCAATTCCATCAACTCTGAGATTTCCAGCTGTAGTGTGAGCTCtcgaggaggagggaggaaaacaCAGCCAGAACCCGACTTCATCCCACCAGTCGATAGTCAGATGCATCAGGCTTCAGCTCCTAAACCTGCAGCCAGAGGCCAGAAGAGCAGGAATATTGGAAGACCACTGAATGAGCTTTCtcaagagaaagagaaggcaGACTTTCAGCAGGCTAGGGCCACAAGGGGGCGACAACAAGCCAGGGCAAACGCCTCTGAACCTGCAGCTCCACATGAGGAAGACCAGTTAACTCAGAAGAAAGGTCACACTAGTGAAGAATCACCTCAGCCTAAAAGGAGCAGGGGCAGAGGCCAAACAGCAGTAAAGAGTGAAACTTTAGCAACAAGAGCTCTAACAGTCAGTGATGGAGATGACgctaaagagaaaagaaaagggaggaaaagagagtTGGTGGGAAATACTGAGGCGGATTTGACTGGCAGGATTGAGAAACCAGAAACCacagggaaagaagaagaagaagggaaagatgaaacaaaacatgagaACCCTGTCCCATCTAAGAGAAGAGGTAGAGTATCCATCACTCAAGCAAAGAGGAATGCAAAAGAATCGCCTCCTGAAGTGGAGGCAAAAGAAGAGAGTGTCCAGAAGGAAGAGGAAACTGAGAAGAGAGCCAGAAGTCGGCCGTCAGCTGCccataaaaagaagaaagaggagcaggaggatgGTGGAACATCTGTCACATCCATGAACCAGGATGCAAAG CCCTTCACTGCAACTAGCAGTGTGTCCAGGAAGCGACAGGCTCCTGCAGACTCCTCTCCTGTGGCAAAGACTCGTCACGCTTCCTCTGCCAGCCCAGGAACTAGTGGTCGTCTGCGACTTGCCAGCCAGGCCTAcaag GTTCTGTTCACAGGTGTGGTGGATGAAACAGGGGAGAGAGTGCTGGCCCATTTAGGAGGCAGCATGGCAGAAGGTGTGGCAGACATGAACTGTTTGGTGACTGATAAAGTGCGCAGGACTGTCAAGTTCCTGTGTGCAGTGGCTAAAGGAGTCCCCATAGTCACCACGCAGTGGTTGGAGAAG agtGGGAAAGCTGGAAACTTCCTGTCTACTAATGCTTTTGTTGTGAAGGATCCAGAGCAAGAAAATAAGTTCAGTTTCTGCCTACAGGAATCTCTGAGGGCTGCTAGCAGCCATCCTCTCTTACAG GGTTATAAGATCCATGTTACAAAATCAGTGAAACCAGAGCCAGTTCAAATGAAAGACATAATCTCCTGCAGTGGAGGGACCTTTCTACCTAAGATGCCCTCTTCTCAGAAG CCTCAGACTATAGTCGTTTCCTGCAAGGAGGACTGGCCACTGTGTGGCCCAGCTGTCTCTGCGTCTCTCCCAGTCGTCACTGCTGAATTCATTCTCACAGGAATCCTTCAGCAGAAACTTGACTTTCAGGCTCACGCTCTTGTCTGA